A genomic window from Candidatus Methylomirabilota bacterium includes:
- a CDS encoding HD domain-containing protein: MPGRVALDAFGAGARSALEAMARALGAEGRAFLVGGAVRDALARVGAGDLDIAVPSGAVALARELADGLGAAFHVLDEARGAGRITGGGEHAWRGPQIDIADFRAPDLAGDLQGRDFTVNALAVAVVPLVVTGEAEVEDPTGGRADLAARVVRLCAPRSLEDDPVRVLRAARFGALPGWGLDRSLEGAALAAAPALSRASAERLRDEILALLAVPASAVGLRALDRWGAIDIVLPESRAMKATSQSEPHRFDVWEHSLRAVEAADLLIARVSELEPRGEALAAHLGEPLGDGATRREALKLAALLHDVAKPETLTVEGGRTRFLGHDARGAARVITIAERLRLSGRMAGVIERLVRHHLRPMHLAQSGGVSRRARFRFFRDLGDDARDLLLLAVADAAALRGDSPLEVWEGPGGGIVRELMAGHDEEAAALSAPPLVDGRDVMAALDLPPGPEIGRLLRLLREAQAVGAVTTRDAALAYLRRMRADPLDTSGPAP, from the coding sequence ATGCCCGGGCGGGTGGCGCTCGACGCCTTCGGAGCCGGCGCCCGGAGCGCGCTCGAGGCCATGGCGCGTGCCCTGGGCGCCGAGGGCCGGGCCTTCCTGGTCGGCGGCGCCGTGCGCGACGCGCTCGCGCGAGTCGGAGCGGGGGACCTGGACATCGCTGTGCCGTCCGGAGCGGTTGCTCTCGCGCGCGAGCTGGCGGACGGGCTCGGGGCAGCCTTTCACGTGCTCGACGAAGCGCGCGGGGCGGGCCGCATAACGGGCGGAGGGGAGCATGCCTGGCGGGGTCCGCAGATCGATATCGCGGACTTCCGGGCGCCCGACCTCGCCGGAGATCTCCAAGGTCGAGACTTCACCGTCAATGCGCTGGCCGTCGCGGTCGTGCCGCTCGTGGTCACGGGCGAGGCGGAGGTGGAAGATCCGACCGGCGGCCGGGCCGATCTCGCGGCCCGCGTGGTGAGGCTCTGCGCGCCTCGCTCGCTCGAGGACGACCCGGTCCGCGTCCTTCGCGCAGCCCGGTTCGGCGCGCTGCCGGGCTGGGGGCTCGATCGATCGCTCGAGGGCGCCGCGCTCGCCGCCGCGCCCGCCCTCTCGCGAGCATCCGCCGAGCGGCTGAGGGACGAGATCCTCGCACTGCTCGCGGTGCCGGCGTCGGCAGTTGGCCTCCGCGCGCTCGACCGCTGGGGCGCGATCGACATCGTCCTGCCGGAGAGCCGGGCGATGAAGGCCACCTCCCAGTCAGAGCCGCATCGCTTCGACGTCTGGGAGCACAGCCTGCGGGCCGTGGAGGCGGCGGATCTCCTCATAGCCCGTGTAAGCGAGCTCGAGCCGCGGGGCGAGGCGCTCGCGGCACACCTCGGAGAGCCGCTCGGCGACGGCGCCACGCGGCGAGAAGCGCTCAAGCTGGCGGCGCTGCTCCACGATGTCGCCAAGCCGGAGACCCTGACCGTCGAGGGCGGGCGCACGCGCTTTCTCGGCCACGACGCCCGTGGCGCCGCGCGTGTCATCACGATCGCGGAGAGGCTCCGTCTTTCGGGCCGGATGGCGGGGGTGATCGAGCGCCTCGTCCGCCACCATCTCCGCCCCATGCACCTGGCCCAGTCGGGCGGCGTGAGTCGGCGCGCGCGCTTCCGATTCTTCCGCGACCTTGGCGACGACGCCCGCGACCTCCTGCTCCTCGCCGTGGCCGATGCGGCGGCGCTTCGGGGCGACTCGCCACTGGAGGTCTGGGAGGGCCCCGGCGGCGGTATCGTGCGCGAGCTGATGGCGGGGCATGACGAGGAGGCCGCAGCGCTGTCCGCGCCTCCCCTTGTGGACGGCCGCGACGTGATGGCGGCCCTGGACCTGCCACCGGGTCCTGAGATCGGCAGGCTGCTTCGTCTTCTCCGCGAGGCACAGGCGGTCGGGGCCGTGACGACGCGGGACGCGGCACTGGCCTACCTCAGGCGGATGCGGGCCGACCCGCTTGACACCTCCGGGCCCGCCCCCTAA
- a CDS encoding ABC transporter substrate-binding protein yields MICTGLCAALAAALVAVSAPAAGWAAPAGKVVIAQGVDPTTLDMMNQQEQPASNVGAQMFDMLVERDQSMNLVPGLAAELPKLVAPTVWEIKLRKGVKFHNGEDFNADSVKFSLERLINPANKLRGSSSFAPIDRVEVVDPYTVKIHTKKPWPVFARFMAQRQASMYPPKEYAGKETAAISRNPIGTGPYKFVRWSKDEEIVMEAFPGYWRGAPNIKTVVFKPIPDDAVRVAALQNGEIDVAVNIPPHLAPIIEKHPKIFLSTAPSIRTIQLMIYTHQMDASHKPTGPYNGPTADKRVRQAIAYAVDADEIIKGVMDGKAVRVATMLPSMHFGYDPSLKPIKQDLVRTKKLLADAGLPNGVDIVLNGPQGRYVRDKEVAEAVAGQLTKAGIRTTLRTFEFVNYLNNQVYVHKAGPVWLIGWGHGTMDAEAIYVPLFKSPNLFVNWHNEDFNGMVEEAQTQMDEKKRLAQYHRINKLWIEEVPAVPLYQQIDLYGVNKRVAWKARSDELIKAYDMSLK; encoded by the coding sequence ATGATCTGCACAGGTCTCTGCGCGGCCCTCGCCGCAGCGCTTGTCGCTGTCTCGGCACCGGCCGCCGGTTGGGCAGCGCCCGCGGGCAAGGTCGTCATCGCCCAGGGCGTGGATCCGACGACGCTCGACATGATGAACCAGCAAGAGCAGCCGGCATCGAACGTCGGCGCCCAGATGTTCGACATGCTCGTCGAGCGCGACCAGAGCATGAACCTGGTCCCCGGGCTGGCCGCTGAGCTGCCGAAGCTGGTGGCGCCGACCGTCTGGGAGATCAAGCTGCGCAAGGGCGTCAAGTTCCACAACGGGGAGGACTTCAACGCCGACTCGGTGAAGTTCAGCCTGGAGCGGCTCATCAACCCCGCCAACAAGCTGCGCGGCTCCTCGTCGTTCGCCCCCATCGACCGCGTCGAGGTCGTGGACCCCTACACGGTGAAGATCCACACCAAGAAGCCGTGGCCGGTGTTCGCGAGGTTCATGGCGCAGCGCCAGGCGTCGATGTATCCGCCCAAGGAGTACGCGGGCAAGGAGACCGCCGCCATCTCGCGGAACCCCATCGGCACCGGCCCCTACAAGTTCGTGCGCTGGTCGAAGGACGAGGAGATCGTGATGGAGGCCTTCCCCGGATACTGGCGGGGGGCGCCGAACATCAAGACCGTCGTGTTCAAGCCAATCCCCGACGACGCTGTCCGCGTCGCCGCCCTTCAGAACGGCGAGATCGACGTCGCGGTCAACATCCCGCCGCACCTGGCCCCCATCATCGAGAAGCACCCGAAGATCTTTCTGAGCACCGCGCCGTCGATCCGTACGATCCAGCTCATGATCTACACCCACCAGATGGACGCGAGCCACAAGCCGACGGGGCCGTACAATGGGCCCACCGCCGACAAGCGGGTGCGCCAGGCCATCGCCTACGCCGTCGACGCGGACGAGATCATCAAGGGCGTGATGGACGGCAAGGCGGTCCGGGTGGCGACGATGCTACCCAGCATGCACTTCGGCTACGACCCCTCGCTGAAGCCGATCAAGCAGGATCTGGTCCGGACCAAGAAGCTCCTTGCCGATGCCGGCCTTCCGAACGGCGTGGACATTGTCCTCAACGGTCCGCAGGGGCGCTACGTGCGCGATAAGGAAGTCGCGGAGGCGGTGGCCGGGCAGCTGACGAAGGCGGGGATCCGCACGACGCTCAGGACGTTCGAGTTCGTCAACTATCTGAACAACCAAGTGTACGTGCACAAGGCCGGCCCCGTGTGGCTGATCGGGTGGGGGCATGGGACCATGGATGCCGAAGCGATCTACGTGCCGCTCTTCAAGTCGCCCAATCTCTTCGTCAACTGGCACAACGAGGACTTCAACGGGATGGTCGAGGAAGCGCAGACGCAGATGGACGAGAAGAAGCGCCTCGCCCAATACCATCGGATCAACAAGCTGTGGATCGAGGAGGTCCCGGCGGTCCCGCTCTACCAGCAAATCGACCTTTACGGCGTCAACAAGCGGGTGGCCTGGAAGGCGCGGAGCGACGAGCTGATCAAGGCCTACGACATGTCGCTCAAGTAG
- a CDS encoding LemA family protein, producing MGIPFMIFLAAVGAVVVFVIVSYNRLDSLTQRSQSAWSDVDVQLKRRTDLVPNLVESVKGYAAHERGTLDAVVKARGAAVAAQTPESRAQAEGQLSQALRGLFALAESYPDLTATANFQSLQASLGAIEEAIQNARRYFNAVVRDLNTAIQEFPSNLVAGFFQFRPHAYFELDRPDERQVPKVSFGG from the coding sequence ATGGGCATACCCTTCATGATCTTCCTGGCCGCGGTTGGGGCGGTCGTCGTCTTCGTCATCGTCAGCTACAACCGGCTGGACTCGCTCACGCAGCGATCGCAGTCGGCGTGGTCGGACGTGGACGTGCAGCTCAAGCGGCGCACCGATCTCGTGCCGAACCTGGTCGAGTCGGTCAAGGGCTATGCCGCGCACGAGCGGGGCACGCTCGATGCCGTTGTGAAGGCCCGCGGGGCGGCCGTGGCGGCCCAGACGCCCGAGTCCCGCGCCCAGGCCGAAGGGCAGCTCAGCCAGGCCCTGCGCGGCCTCTTCGCGCTGGCCGAGTCCTATCCCGACCTCACGGCGACGGCCAACTTCCAGTCGCTCCAGGCCTCGCTCGGCGCGATCGAGGAGGCGATCCAGAACGCCCGCCGCTACTTCAACGCCGTCGTCCGTGACCTCAACACTGCGATCCAGGAATTCCCGTCCAATCTCGTCGCGGGCTTCTTCCAGTTCCGCCCCCACGCGTACTTCGAGCTGGACCGACCAGACGAGCGGCAGGTCCCGAAGGTCTCCTTCGGAGGCTAG
- a CDS encoding AMP-binding protein, with the protein MTGALGPALTLGQMLDQAAARDPSQEAVVFKDERVSYGALKARADAFAQGLLALGIRPGDHVVLWMPNRVEWNVATLGIAKVGGVTVTCNSRYKAFEVEYVLRQSDAKALILLDHFDAAGVDYIGILREICPEIDRPGDRLMSASCPALSHVVVLGDHVPAGCRSWAEVERLGSSSGAGALDRIRVSPDDAAAMLYTSGTTGEPKGCLLTHGNIYYKCRVYQDLHGWTARDRYLVPVPYFHIFGSMGGVAANCLAGSTQVVMDVFDPAEAMRLIQAERVTIFSGVPTMFITILGHPSFGRYDLGSLRTGSIGAAPVPVEIMRKILDRDRGLGMNALVVYGLTEATGGTHWTRPGDPIEKRVSTVGLRTPEIEDRIVDPVTGAELGAGQEGEVCIAGPTLMRGYYGKPEATAEKIRGGWLHTGDMGVKDADGYLRITGRLTDMIIVGGFNTYPAEIENFYLRHPKVLDISIVGVPDPVMGEAVMAFVIPKAGETLTAEEVSDFARGKIANFKEPKYVEIVESFPLTGSGKVQKFKQKAYAVEKYDLKEPV; encoded by the coding sequence ATGACGGGCGCTCTCGGCCCCGCGCTAACGCTCGGGCAGATGCTCGACCAGGCGGCCGCGCGCGATCCGTCGCAGGAGGCGGTCGTCTTCAAGGACGAGCGGGTGTCCTACGGCGCGCTGAAGGCCCGCGCCGATGCCTTCGCCCAGGGGCTCCTGGCGCTCGGCATCCGGCCCGGCGACCACGTCGTGCTTTGGATGCCGAATCGCGTCGAGTGGAACGTGGCCACCCTTGGAATCGCCAAGGTAGGCGGGGTGACGGTGACGTGCAACAGCCGCTACAAGGCCTTCGAGGTCGAATACGTCCTGAGACAGTCCGACGCCAAGGCGCTCATCCTGCTGGACCATTTCGATGCCGCGGGCGTCGACTACATCGGGATCCTGCGGGAGATCTGCCCTGAGATCGACCGGCCTGGCGACCGGCTTATGAGCGCGAGCTGTCCGGCGCTCAGCCACGTGGTCGTGCTGGGCGATCACGTCCCGGCCGGCTGCCGATCCTGGGCCGAAGTCGAGAGACTGGGATCTTCGAGCGGTGCCGGGGCCCTCGATCGGATCCGCGTCAGCCCCGATGACGCCGCCGCGATGCTGTACACCTCCGGGACCACGGGCGAGCCGAAGGGGTGCCTCCTCACTCACGGCAACATCTACTACAAGTGCCGCGTGTACCAGGACCTCCACGGCTGGACGGCTCGCGACCGCTACCTCGTGCCTGTGCCGTACTTCCACATCTTTGGGTCCATGGGTGGCGTCGCGGCCAACTGCCTCGCCGGCTCCACCCAGGTGGTGATGGACGTCTTCGACCCGGCCGAGGCGATGCGGCTCATCCAGGCCGAGCGGGTCACGATTTTCTCGGGCGTGCCGACGATGTTCATCACCATCCTGGGCCACCCCTCTTTCGGCCGGTACGATCTCGGGTCGCTGCGCACCGGCTCCATCGGCGCGGCGCCCGTGCCCGTGGAGATCATGCGGAAGATTCTCGACCGCGACCGCGGCCTCGGCATGAATGCCCTCGTCGTGTACGGGTTGACCGAGGCCACGGGCGGCACCCACTGGACCCGTCCGGGGGACCCCATCGAGAAACGGGTGTCCACGGTCGGGCTCCGGACCCCGGAGATCGAGGACCGCATCGTGGACCCCGTCACCGGCGCCGAGCTCGGAGCCGGCCAGGAGGGCGAGGTCTGCATCGCGGGCCCGACGCTGATGCGCGGCTACTACGGCAAGCCGGAGGCGACGGCCGAGAAGATCCGCGGCGGGTGGCTCCACACCGGAGACATGGGGGTCAAGGACGCCGACGGCTACCTGCGCATCACGGGCCGCCTCACCGACATGATCATCGTCGGCGGCTTCAACACGTACCCGGCGGAGATCGAGAACTTCTACCTGCGCCACCCCAAGGTGCTGGATATCTCGATCGTGGGCGTGCCCGACCCCGTTATGGGCGAGGCGGTCATGGCGTTCGTCATCCCGAAGGCGGGCGAGACGCTCACGGCCGAAGAGGTCTCCGACTTCGCGCGCGGCAAGATCGCGAACTTCAAAGAGCCGAAGTACGTCGAGATCGTCGAGAGCTTTCCGCTGACAGGGTCGGGGAAGGTGCAGAAGTTCAAGCAGAAGGCCTATGCGGTCGAGAAGTACGACCTCAAGGAGCCGGTGTAG
- a CDS encoding thiolase domain-containing protein — translation MRRVAVIGVGVTKFGKHDRTSAELFAEAAGDAIRDADVAPSAIQALYYGNVTGGEGEKQLHMGPLAATLLGIPTIPTTRFENACATSHAAFRHAVMEIGAGVSDIVMVGGAERVLNIPTDAATEYFAYCSDASWEQSVGLTFPGVFALIARAHMDKHGTTEEQMAHVAVKNHRHGVLNPKAQFRKEITVDMVLKSAYVADPLKLLDCCPFTDGGAAVVLAAEEVARKRPRSVWVLGTQAASDTMFMHEKRDLSRVMATERAAAAVYRQAGKTPADVDVVELHDCFTIAEIVATEGLGFFEPGLGGVAAEKGWTSLGGKIPVNPSGGLKAKGHPIGATGAGQIAEITTQLRGEAGPRQVEGARTGLTHTLGGNTATVLVSLFGRG, via the coding sequence ATGCGCCGCGTCGCCGTCATCGGGGTGGGCGTCACGAAATTCGGGAAGCACGACCGCACCAGCGCCGAGCTTTTCGCCGAGGCGGCTGGGGACGCCATCCGCGACGCCGACGTCGCCCCATCGGCGATCCAGGCCCTGTACTACGGCAATGTCACCGGTGGCGAGGGCGAAAAGCAGCTGCACATGGGCCCGCTCGCGGCGACGCTCCTGGGCATACCGACGATCCCGACGACCCGCTTCGAGAACGCGTGCGCCACGAGCCACGCGGCCTTCCGTCACGCCGTCATGGAGATCGGCGCGGGCGTCTCCGACATCGTCATGGTCGGCGGCGCGGAGCGCGTGCTGAACATCCCGACCGACGCAGCGACCGAGTATTTCGCCTACTGCTCCGATGCCTCGTGGGAGCAAAGCGTCGGCCTGACCTTCCCCGGGGTCTTCGCGCTGATCGCCCGCGCCCACATGGACAAGCACGGCACGACCGAAGAGCAGATGGCCCACGTGGCCGTCAAGAACCACCGCCACGGCGTGCTGAACCCCAAGGCACAGTTCCGCAAGGAGATCACGGTCGACATGGTGCTCAAGAGCGCTTACGTCGCCGACCCGCTCAAGCTCCTCGACTGCTGTCCGTTCACCGACGGCGGCGCCGCGGTGGTCCTGGCGGCCGAGGAGGTCGCGCGCAAGCGGCCCCGCTCCGTCTGGGTGCTCGGGACCCAGGCGGCCTCCGACACCATGTTCATGCACGAGAAGCGCGACCTCTCGCGGGTGATGGCGACCGAGCGCGCGGCGGCCGCCGTCTACCGGCAGGCCGGCAAGACCCCCGCCGACGTGGATGTCGTCGAGCTCCATGACTGCTTCACCATTGCCGAGATCGTCGCCACCGAGGGCTTGGGCTTCTTCGAGCCGGGCTTGGGCGGCGTGGCCGCCGAGAAGGGCTGGACGAGCCTCGGGGGCAAGATCCCCGTCAATCCGTCGGGCGGACTCAAGGCCAAGGGGCATCCGATCGGCGCCACCGGCGCCGGCCAGATCGCCGAGATCACGACCCAACTCCGCGGCGAGGCGGGGCCGCGCCAGGTCGAGGGCGCGCGGACGGGCCTGACCCACACGCTGGGCGGCAACACCGCCACCGTGCTCGTGAGCCTCTTCGGCCGTGGCTGA
- a CDS encoding twin-arginine translocase TatA/TatE family subunit encodes MFDIGLQELILIFVIALLVFGPKNLPQLGRSLGRAMREFRRASDEFRSTIETNLQINEPDPVPSTAAEPVAGEAAVGTSAAAALPDSVLDPHAPVEIGGVEAPPGEAFVAQRGARLFHARDCGWVRRIAEPERTYFKRPAEAKEAGFQACPSCEPWEPA; translated from the coding sequence ATGTTCGACATCGGCCTTCAGGAGCTGATCCTCATCTTCGTGATCGCGCTCCTCGTCTTCGGCCCGAAGAATCTGCCCCAGCTCGGCCGCTCGCTGGGCCGGGCCATGCGCGAGTTCAGGCGGGCGAGCGACGAGTTCCGTTCGACGATCGAGACCAATCTCCAGATCAACGAGCCCGACCCTGTGCCTTCGACGGCGGCCGAGCCCGTGGCTGGCGAGGCGGCAGTGGGAACGAGCGCGGCCGCCGCCCTTCCCGATTCGGTGCTCGACCCGCACGCGCCGGTCGAGATCGGCGGCGTGGAGGCTCCGCCGGGGGAAGCCTTCGTCGCCCAGAGGGGGGCTCGGCTCTTCCATGCCAGGGATTGTGGGTGGGTGCGCCGGATCGCGGAGCCCGAGCGGACCTACTTCAAGCGCCCGGCTGAAGCCAAGGAGGCGGGTTTTCAGGCCTGCCCGTCCTGCGAGCCGTGGGAGCCGGCCTAA
- a CDS encoding Zn-ribbon domain-containing OB-fold protein, whose product MADHVLTLKHFFEEARAGRLTGIRCGKCGELAIPPKEFCPTCQERNWAPVPLGGAGSITSFTVIRVAPRGRGAEAPYAVAVVRLDEGVSLLGRIVDIPFDSLRADLPVRFRPIVTGEQTAIGFGPA is encoded by the coding sequence GTGGCTGACCACGTGCTGACGCTGAAGCACTTCTTCGAGGAGGCGCGCGCGGGCCGCCTGACCGGCATCCGGTGCGGCAAGTGCGGCGAACTCGCCATCCCGCCGAAGGAATTCTGCCCCACCTGCCAGGAGCGGAACTGGGCGCCGGTGCCGCTCGGCGGCGCTGGGAGCATCACGTCCTTCACGGTCATCCGGGTCGCCCCCCGGGGGCGCGGCGCCGAGGCGCCCTACGCGGTCGCGGTCGTGCGGCTCGACGAGGGCGTCTCCCTGCTCGGGCGGATCGTGGACATCCCGTTCGACTCGCTCCGCGCGGATCTGCCCGTGCGCTTTCGCCCGATCGTCACGGGAGAGCAGACGGCCATCGGCTTCGGCCCCGCCTGA
- a CDS encoding amidohydrolase family protein, with translation MQAPEGFRYIDIHTHLHPERLSRAIRKWFAERSDWKLEYPTEPELVAAFLRDHFKGFKFHINVQRFFPDDPRVLPVYERLLALDRFLLIHVGSAPWPNAFDGFPRFARVMDMFPRLKVVVAHMGSFETRQFMQLMERCPNLYLDTTMAFAPVRPEHRAIDTRLNRISVTNDDLLRWQDRIVFGSDFPNLPYAYEEEREALWLRDLPLPVYRKIFHDNAAALLGLA, from the coding sequence ATGCAGGCACCGGAGGGTTTCCGCTACATCGACATCCACACCCACCTCCACCCGGAGCGGCTCTCCCGCGCGATCCGGAAGTGGTTCGCCGAGCGCTCGGACTGGAAGCTCGAGTACCCGACCGAGCCCGAGCTGGTCGCCGCCTTTCTCCGAGACCACTTCAAGGGCTTCAAGTTCCACATCAATGTCCAGCGCTTCTTCCCCGACGATCCGCGCGTGCTGCCGGTCTACGAGCGCCTGCTGGCCCTCGACCGGTTCCTCCTGATTCACGTCGGCTCGGCGCCCTGGCCGAACGCCTTCGACGGGTTCCCGCGCTTCGCCCGCGTCATGGACATGTTCCCGCGGCTCAAGGTGGTGGTGGCCCACATGGGCTCGTTCGAGACGCGGCAGTTCATGCAGCTCATGGAGCGCTGTCCCAATCTCTACCTCGACACGACCATGGCCTTCGCGCCGGTGCGACCCGAGCACAGGGCGATCGACACCCGCCTGAACCGGATCTCCGTCACCAACGACGACCTGCTCCGCTGGCAGGACAGGATCGTCTTCGGCAGCGACTTTCCGAACCTGCCGTACGCGTACGAGGAGGAGCGGGAGGCCTTGTGGCTGCGGGACCTGCCGCTGCCCGTCTACCGCAAGATCTTCCACGACAACGCTGCGGCGCTCCTGGGGCTCGCGTGA
- a CDS encoding tetratricopeptide repeat protein has protein sequence MRYHRALAQYLTERRLWHQALARWEAVLAEAPRDAEAHFSHGSVLDGLGTGDRALQAYRQTVALDGTGIVYRLRLAQRLWETEQYYQAMNEWRSVLAQDPGIIEARLGLARAYAMAGDRLKAAQEYARMLQIAPDQPEARREMARLGRAVGR, from the coding sequence GTGCGGTACCACCGCGCCCTGGCCCAGTACCTCACCGAGCGGAGGCTCTGGCATCAGGCCCTAGCAAGGTGGGAGGCGGTGCTGGCCGAGGCGCCCCGGGATGCAGAGGCCCACTTCTCCCACGGCAGCGTGCTCGACGGCCTCGGGACCGGAGACCGCGCGCTGCAGGCGTATCGACAGACGGTGGCTCTCGACGGAACCGGGATCGTGTATCGCCTTCGGCTCGCGCAGCGCCTCTGGGAAACGGAGCAGTACTACCAGGCGATGAATGAGTGGCGCAGCGTCCTCGCCCAGGACCCCGGGATCATCGAGGCCCGTCTGGGTCTGGCCCGCGCCTATGCGATGGCTGGCGATCGGCTCAAGGCTGCCCAGGAGTACGCGCGCATGCTTCAGATCGCTCCCGATCAGCCCGAGGCGCGGCGGGAGATGGCCCGCTTGGGTCGAGCTGTGGGAAGGTAG
- a CDS encoding ATPase domain-containing protein, with the protein MTARVSTGLERLDAMLGGGLLPGTLCVAYGATGIGKTHLGLHFAHAGEVADGAPGIFFDMNARGDSQRHSEYASRLYGWTLRRWTHTVMPMADPYPSAEQMTARYCDALPWVGKLRDYQVPTSDGGLELDWNWKSEYNHSMYTVRPFIYFHLGAGCRRVVVDGVEPMDVPGDYIQPFLFDELYRKAIHRDSETLGMEICLPVWKHRDFIDSHRYDHPSVTTLLLVTTEETRLEHLIARKVASGDIGAVANTILAMGSERVGNRLGRFLCVVKHRGSAKSDEIEEYRVTERGIEFV; encoded by the coding sequence ATGACTGCTCGCGTATCGACGGGTCTCGAGCGGCTGGATGCGATGCTGGGCGGCGGGCTCCTGCCCGGTACGCTCTGCGTCGCCTACGGTGCGACGGGCATAGGCAAGACGCACCTCGGACTCCACTTCGCCCACGCGGGTGAGGTTGCCGACGGGGCGCCGGGCATCTTCTTCGACATGAACGCGCGAGGCGACTCGCAGCGGCACTCCGAGTACGCGTCCCGCCTGTACGGGTGGACTCTCCGGCGGTGGACGCACACGGTCATGCCCATGGCTGATCCGTACCCCTCGGCGGAACAGATGACGGCCCGCTATTGCGACGCGCTCCCGTGGGTGGGCAAGCTAAGGGACTACCAGGTGCCCACCTCCGACGGCGGGCTCGAGCTGGACTGGAACTGGAAGTCCGAGTACAACCACTCGATGTACACGGTCCGGCCGTTCATTTACTTTCACCTGGGCGCCGGATGCCGGCGCGTCGTGGTCGACGGCGTCGAGCCGATGGACGTGCCAGGCGACTACATCCAGCCGTTCCTCTTCGATGAGCTGTACCGCAAGGCCATCCACCGCGACAGCGAGACGCTGGGGATGGAGATTTGCCTGCCCGTCTGGAAGCATCGCGACTTCATCGACAGCCACCGCTACGACCACCCGTCCGTCACCACCCTGCTCCTGGTGACGACCGAGGAGACGCGGCTCGAGCACCTGATCGCGCGCAAGGTCGCGTCCGGGGACATCGGCGCCGTCGCCAACACCATCCTCGCCATGGGCAGTGAGCGCGTGGGCAACCGGCTCGGCCGTTTCCTCTGCGTCGTCAAGCACCGGGGCAGCGCGAAGAGCGACGAGATCGAGGAGTACAGGGTCACGGAGCGCGGCATCGAGTTCGTGTAG
- the lexA gene encoding transcriptional repressor LexA yields MTQRQREVLGFMRGFSDKHGAPPTVREIAERFRFTPRAAFDHLRALERKGMLQRRVTDKRVSRMLVLTDRGPERARREREIPILGKIAAGAPIFAVENQEDVIPVRPEWLAAKGGDVFALRVRGDSMIQAHIADGDLVLVRKQESAAAGDIVAAMIDQEATVKRFATEGGTVVLKPEHPTMKPIVVDPQRADFRILGKVIGLIREM; encoded by the coding sequence ATGACGCAGCGGCAGCGCGAGGTGCTGGGCTTCATGCGGGGCTTCTCGGACAAGCACGGAGCGCCGCCCACCGTGCGCGAGATCGCCGAGCGGTTCCGCTTCACGCCGCGCGCGGCCTTCGATCACCTGCGCGCGCTCGAGCGCAAGGGCATGCTGCAGCGGCGGGTGACCGACAAGCGCGTGTCTCGCATGCTCGTGCTCACGGACCGTGGCCCCGAGCGGGCGCGCAGGGAGCGGGAGATCCCCATTCTTGGCAAGATCGCGGCGGGCGCTCCCATCTTTGCGGTCGAGAATCAGGAGGACGTGATCCCGGTGCGGCCCGAATGGCTGGCGGCCAAGGGCGGCGACGTCTTCGCCCTTCGGGTGCGGGGGGACAGCATGATCCAGGCGCACATCGCCGACGGCGATCTGGTTCTGGTGCGCAAGCAGGAGTCCGCCGCGGCGGGCGACATCGTGGCGGCCATGATTGATCAGGAAGCGACGGTGAAGCGCTTCGCCACCGAGGGCGGCACCGTCGTGCTCAAGCCGGAACATCCCACCATGAAGCCCATCGTGGTGGATCCGCAGCGCGCGGACTTCCGCATCCTGGGCAAGGTCATCGGGCTCATCAGGGAGATGTGA
- a CDS encoding cupin domain-containing protein, which translates to MPKPELEFFKPDHIPWEPVAGSATGGAGGAGVRQKILSRNEEGDVTRLLRFDTGVETTETITHDFWEEVWILEGELVDLGKKQTFTAGMYACRPPGMVHGPYRVPKRCVTLEMRYFTR; encoded by the coding sequence ATGCCCAAGCCAGAGTTGGAGTTCTTCAAGCCCGACCATATTCCCTGGGAGCCCGTCGCAGGCTCGGCCACGGGCGGAGCGGGAGGCGCAGGCGTCAGGCAGAAGATCTTGAGCAGGAACGAGGAAGGAGACGTGACACGCCTGCTCCGGTTCGACACGGGCGTCGAGACCACGGAGACGATCACGCACGATTTCTGGGAAGAGGTCTGGATCCTCGAGGGTGAGCTCGTCGACCTCGGGAAGAAGCAGACCTTCACGGCGGGGATGTACGCGTGCAGGCCGCCGGGCATGGTCCACGGTCCGTACCGGGTGCCGAAGCGGTGCGTGACCCTCGAGATGCGCTACTTCACGCGGTAA